A window of Castanea sativa cultivar Marrone di Chiusa Pesio chromosome 1, ASM4071231v1 contains these coding sequences:
- the LOC142610333 gene encoding pentatricopeptide repeat-containing protein At2g33680-like has protein sequence MLSPVTSFQGRLLRKFSPIPTRQSIEKLRSFSQHSSSFSDTHEKLESCFDGHFQNILNKLSKHNVYKTVPSIADVSLDSNVRLKLFSGVLRSCASKGCLNEGKAVHGQVIKNGMDPDLDFWDLLVSLYVKCGSLQCARQVLDEMPERDVVSWTVLIKGLVDEGYSRDGVRLYGDMRKDGIRSNEETLVSVLKACLVCLELEFGLQLHAEVIKMGFFSNFLVGSAFVEIYSKCGLMEFASTAFFYISKKSVVAWNALIDGYALMGDWEEILKLFCEIRELELKHGKFTLLTVLKSCAHLGNLRGGKAVHAQAIKFGSELDKFLSCCLLNMYSKCEFPEYALQVFQRIRSPKIVAWSAMIHCLHQQGQSQEAAEMFCLMRHSGVSPNEFTLASLISAATSLGYWKYSESIHACAYKYGFQSDNFISNALVTMYMKTGFVNNGWKVFNAMSIRDTASLNALLSGFHDNRACHLGPKIFREMLVIGLEPDIFTFISILKSCSNILDVGFGKQVHAHIIKDDLSSNGHVGTALLDMYAKCRCLEDADVILNELTERDLLTWTAIISNYAQSNQGQKAVKCFSQMQQEGLKPNEFTFSSCLSGCSSLVLLECGRQLHSLTIKSGLSCNMYVATALVDMYGQCRCIGDAEAVFKDMASRNASSWNTIICGYSLNGQGNEALKAFRIMLDEGFLPDEITFIGVLSACSHVGLIEEGETYFNSLSRYYGITPTIEHYACMVNILGRAGKFIEIESFIEKWKLTNNPLIWETILWASKVHGNVGIGERAAEKLFELEPCVDYNYVLLSHIYAAKGRWDDVVKVRALMSNQGIHKEPGCSWLVIDGEAQKFFAQDLSHPKIQEIHVLLEGLSQ, from the coding sequence ATGCTTAGCCCAGTAACTAGTTTTCAAGGTCGTTTATTGCGAAAGTTTAGCCCAATACCAACACGCCAATCAATAGAGAAACTTCGCTCTTTTTCACAGCACAGTTCGTCTTTCAGTGATACACATGAAAAGTTGGAGTCTTGCTTTGATGGGCACTTTCAGAACATACTCAATAAGTTATCAAAGCATAATGTGTATAAAACGGTGCCTTCAATAGCTGATGTGAGTTTGGATAGCAATGTGAGGCTAAAATTGTTTTCCGGGGTGCTACGTAGTTGTGCTTCAAAAGGGTGTTTGAATGAGGGTAAGGCAGTTCATGGGCAGGTGATCAAAAATGGGATGGACCCAGATTTGGATTTTTGGGATTTGTTGGTGAGTTTGTATGTTAAATGTGGGAGTTTGCAATGCGCACGTCAGGTGCTTGATGAAATGCCTGAACGGGATGTTGTGTCTTGGACTGTGCTAATTAAGGGGTTGGTAGATGAAGGATATAGCCGTGATGGTGTTAGATTGTATGGTGACATGAGGAAAGATGGTATTAGATCAAACGAAGAGACTTTGGTAAGTGTGTTGAAGGCTTGTTTAGTGTGCTTGGAATTAGAATTTGGGTTACAGTTGCATGCAGAAGTCATTAAAATGGggttcttttcaaattttttagttGGGTCTgcttttgttgaaatttattcaaaatgTGGTTTGATGGAGTTTGCGAGTACGGCATTCTTTTACATTTCTAAGAAAAGTGTTGTGGCATGGAATGCTTTGATTGATGGATATGCTCTAATGGGTGACTGGGAAGAGATTCTAAAATTGTTTTGTGAAATAAGAGAATTAGAATTGAAGCATGGTAAGTTCACCTTATTGACTGTTCTTAAGAGTTGTGCACACTTGGGAAATTTGAGAGGAGGGAAGGCAGTGCATGCTCAGGCTATCAAGTTTGGTAGTGAGCTTGATAAATTTCTGAGTTGTTGCCTTCTTAATATGTATTCCAAGTGTGAGTTTCCAGAATATGCACTCCAAGTTTTTCAGAGGATAAGAAGTCCCAAAATAGTGGCCTGGAGTGCAATGATCCACTGTCTTCATCAACAAGGCCAGAGCCAAGAAGCAGCTGAAATGTTTTGTCTGATGAGACATTCAGGTGTGTCACCAAATGAGTTTACTCTTGCTAGCCTGATCAGTGCTGCTACTAGTCTAGGTTACTGGAAGTACAGTGAAAGTATTCATGCCTGTGCATACAAATATGGTTTTCAATCTGATAATTTCATCAGCAATGCACTTGTTACAATGTACATGAAAACTGGATTTGTAAATAATGGTTGGAAGGTTTTTAATGCAATGAGTATTCGGGATACTGCTTCATTGAATGCACTTTTATCTGGATTTCATGATAACAGAGCTTGTCATCTGGGACCAAAAATCTTTAGAGAGATGCTTGTGATAGGTTTAGAACCCGACATTTTCACATTTATTAGCATTTTAAAATCTTGTTCCAACATCTTGGACGTAGGTTTTGGGAAGCAAGTACATGCCCATATCATAAAAGATGACCTTAGCAGTAATGGTCATGTAGGAACCGCTCTGCTTGACATGTATGCCAAATGCAGGTGCTTAGAAGATGCTGATGTAATTTTGAATGAACTTACAGAAAGAGACCTCTTGACTTGGACAGCCATTATATCTAATTATGCACAAAGCAATCAAGGGCAGAAGGCTGTTAAGTGCTTCAGTCAGATGCAACAAGAAGGCTTGAAACCCAATGAATTCACTTTCTCCAGCTGTTTAAGTGGTTGCTCCAGTTTAGTATTGCTAGAGTGTGGGCGGCAGCTCCATTCCTTGACTATAAAATCTGGACTTTCATGCAACATGTATGTTGCTACTGCACTTGTTGATATGTATGGGCAATGTCGGTGCATAGGAGATGCTGAGGCTGTTTTTAAGGACATGGCTTCACGGAATGCATCCTCATGGAACACAATCATATGTGGATACTCACTAAATGGCCAAGGAAATGAGGCTCTCAAGGCTTTCAGAATTATGTTAGATGAAGGGTTCCTGCCTGATGAGATTACCTTTATAGGAGTTCTTTCTGCATGCAGCCATGTGGGTTTGATTGAAGAAGGTGAAACatattttaactctttaagCAGGTACTATGGAATCACTCCTACCATTGAGCACTATGCTTGTATGGTCAATATCCTTGGTCGGGCAGGCAAATTTATTGAGATTGAAAGCTTTATTGAGAAGTGGAAGCTTACCAACAATCCATTGATTTGGGAGACAATTTTGTGGGCTTCTAAAGTGCATGGAAATGTGGGAATTGGTGAAAGAGCTGCAGAGAAACTATTTGAACTTGAACCTTGTGTGGACTATAATTATGTATTGTTATCTCACATTTATGCTGCCAAAGGCAGGTGGGACGATGTTGTGAAGGTTAGGGCATTGATGTCCAATCAAGGAATCCATAAAGAACCAGGTTGCAGCTGGCTGGTGATTGATGGTGAAGCCCAAAAGTTCTTTGCTCAAGATCTTTCACATCCAAAGATCCAGGAAATCCATGTACTGTTGGAGGGGCTATCACAGTGA
- the LOC142630317 gene encoding uncharacterized protein LOC142630317 — protein sequence MILIRKIRKFDLVASNIAENRGCLDKEKFIESPSIEDSNELLSQACAPLNSSLSCGISNIQISLMHAEGSWKRIARTQIETDIVMTEVVGEKRTTGETESLFELPKKRKVSQARTTKKKILAEAGFQPCQKQASVTETLADEARLDCTLSKINFDQKWVVPRVNRGGGLGLFWKNTVNLTVVDSHRYYIDTIINGNSENEWRFTGFYGEPETSRRFEAWNKLRTLNSRQNTPWLFAQDFNKIIRHDEKLGGPRRNHDQMQLFRDVIDECGFMDLGFVGSKFTWARHYDEGRSVRIRLDRCLATNSWFHKFPRTRVHHLQSMSSDHSALWELTWWSKHNFGHLRRELAEKKKMLVVAENEAILSRNNSRVRGLKVEINILLDREARMWCQRSRALWLSKGDSNTTFFHSKATKRFRKNLIRGIKNARGEWVTKHEEMGLELLNYYEELFSSSNSSISIEVLEKILCSITEEMNADLVGNFSGLEVLEALNQMAPLKALGLDGMPPLFYQHFWEVMQYDVTNAVLSWLNTGTLPDPINHTLITLVPQVDNPELVTEFRPISLCNVLYKIYSKVLANRLKKFLPSLITEHQYAFAKDRLISDNILVAFETLHHMKNHSFGRHGFMALKLDMSKAYDRVE from the exons ATGATATTGATAAGGAAAATCCGTAAGTTTGACTTGGTGGCTTCAAATATAGCTGAAAACAGAGGATGTTTAGATAAGGAAAAGTTTATAGAATCACCTTCTATTGAGGATTCTAACGAGTTGCTCTCACAAGCATGTGCTCCACTTAACTCTTCCTTATCATGTGGGATTTCTAATATTCAAATCAGCCTCATGCATGCTGAAGGCTCGTGGAAAAGAATTGCTAGAACTCAGATCGAAACAGACATAGTTATGACTGAAGTAGTAGGGGAGAAACGTACGACTGGGGAAACAGAAAGCTTATTTGAGTTACCTAAGAAAAGGAAGGTTTCTCAGGCGAGAACAACTAAGAAGAAGATATTGGCAGAGGCTGGGTTCCAGCCCTGCCAGAAGCAAGCATCTGTTA CCGAAACATTGGCAGATGAAGCAAGGCTAGATTGTACTTTgagtaaaattaattttgatcaaAAGTGGGTGGTGCCAAGGGTTAATAGAGGTGGTGGTTTAGGGTTATTTTGGAAGAATACTGTGAACCTTACTGTTGTAGATTCACACAGGTATTACATCGATACCATTATCAATGGGAATTCCGAGAATGAGTGGCGTTTTACTGGTTTTTATGGAGAACCCGAGACCTCAAGGAGATTTGAAGCATGGAACAAGTTGAGGACTTTGAATTCAAGGCAGAACACACCTTGGCTTTTTGCCCaggattttaacaaaattattcGGCATGATGAGAAGTTGGGTGGGCCAAGGAGAAACCATGATCAAATGCAGTTATTTCGAGATGTGATTGATGAGTGTGGCTTCATGGATCTCGGATTTGTAGGCTCTAAATTCACATGGGCAAGACATTATGATGAAGGTCGCTCGGTTAGAATAAGATTGGATCGTTGCTTGGCTACTAATTCTTGGTTTCATAAATTTCCAAGAACTAGAGTCCATCATCTTCAATCTATGTCATCGGATCACTCTGCCTTATGG GAATTGACTTGGTGGAGTAAGCATAATTTCGGACATTTGAGAAGGGAATTagcagagaaaaagaaaatgcttgTGGTGGCCGAAAATGAAGCAATACTCAGCAGGAACAACTCTCGGGTTAGGGGTCTCAAGGTTGAAATAAATATTCTTCTAGATAGAGAAGCTAGAATGTGGTGTCAAAGGTCTCGGGCTTTGTGGCTGAGTAAAGGAGATAGCAATACAACCTTTTTCCATAGCAAAGCAACTAAGAGGTTCAGGAAGAATTTAATTAGGGGGATAAAAAATGCTAGAGGTGAGTGGGTAACCAAGCATGAGGAAATGGGGTTGGAGCTGTTAAACTACTATGAAGAGCTTTTCTCCTCTTCAAACTCGAGCATCTCTATTGAGGTTCTTGAGAAAATCCTATGTTCAATAACTGAGGAGATGAATGCCGATTTGGTGGGAAACTTTTCAGGATTGGAAGTGTTGGAAGCTTTGAATCAGATGGCACCTTTAAAGGCCCTGGGTCTCGATGGAATGCCTCCACTATTCTATCAGCATTTTTGGGAGGTTATGCAGTATGATGTAACCAATGCAGTCCTCTCTTGGTTAAACACAGGTACCTTACCTGACCCTATAAACCATACTCTTATTACTCTTGTGCCACAAGTTGATAATCCTGAACTAGTGACTGAGTTTCGGCCTATTAGTCTATGCAATGttctttacaaaatttattcTAAGGTCCTAGCTAATAGATTAAAGAAATTCCTCCCATCCCTTATTACTGAACACCAATATGCTTTTGCAAAAGATCGCCTCATTTCTGATAATATTTTGGTTGCCTTTGAAACTCTCCATCATATGAAGAACCATAGCTTCGGTAGACATGGATTTATGGCCTTAAAACTAGATATGAGTAAGGCATATGATAGAGTTGAATAG
- the LOC142611045 gene encoding pentatricopeptide repeat-containing protein At2g03880, mitochondrial-like isoform X1: protein MLGMIKSWFRTRTEALGLKLMECELLSPRMRSPPLGFRFQFPSKLRTTSFRSLIVPIRSKSSSSAALSVVESNPTNDLDLSDTRNSPTQVHEGFKRIPRKEMSRNWPNSVSMNEKIDENVRSRPVNLDRKERLRRYSGMLRDCASKRRLNEGRAIHGQVIKSGIHPDSHLWVSLVSAYAKCGSSACARRVLDQMPERDVVSWTALIQGFVAEGCGSDGVSLFCEMKREGVRPNEFTLATGLKACAMCMNLSFGKQVHAEAIKVGCFSDLFVGSVLVDLYAKCGEMELADRVFCCMPERNDVSWTALLNGYAQVGGGKEVLRLFSRMRESEMKFSKFTLSTVLKGCATSGNLREGQAVHSVAIKIGCEIDEFLGCSLVDMYSKCGLANDALKVFKTIKDPDVVAWSAIITCLDQQGHSQEGAQLFHMMRYAGVPPNEFSFSSLVSVATDLGDLQYGESIHACICKYGFENDMLVNNALITMYMKNGFPQAGTRVFEAMGDHDLVSWNALLSGCHGYEICNLGPRIFYQMLLEGFIPNMYSYISVLRSCSSLLDLRFGKQVHAHVIKDTLDGNDFVGTALIDMYAKSRCLEDADVVFNRLIKRDLFTWTVVITGYAQTDQAGRAIKCFSLMQKEGVKPNEFTLASCLSGCSRITALETGQQLHSMAIKSGHGDIFVSSALVDMYAKSGCLEDAEAIFEGLVLRDAVSWNTMICGYSQNGQGLKAVETFWTMLDEGTMPDEVTFLGVLSACSHVGLVEEGKKQFNALSEVFGIMPTIEHYACMVDILGRAGKFDEVKCFIENRKLEPHALIWETVLGACKMHGNLEFGEKAAEKLFELQPEIDSNYILLSNIFAAKGKWDDVRKVRTLMSSQGVKKEPGCSWVEINGQFHTFVSQDGSHPKTREIYLKLEELNQKLSSVGYIPKTEHVLHNVTDKEREEYLNHHSERLALAFALISTNPVKTIRIFKNLRICEDCHDVMKFLSDITNREIVVRDVKRFHHFKNGTCSCQDYW from the coding sequence ATGCTTGGGATGATCAAAAGCTGGTTTAGAACCAGAACCGAAGCTTTGGGTTTAAAATTAATGGAGTGCGAATTGCTTTCTCCGAGAATGCGTAGCCCGCCGCTTGGTTTTCGATTTCAGTTCCCCAGTAAGCTTCGTACTACCAGTTTTAGGTCACTGATAGTTCCTATTCGATCAAAATCTTCGTCTTCTGCTGCTCTCAGTGTTGTAGAATCGAACCCCACCAATGATTTGGATCTATCTGATACCCGAAACTCGCCAACTCAGGTTCATGAAGGGTTTAAGAGAATACCCAGAAAGGAAATGAGTCGTAATTGGCCTAATTCAGTGTCTATGAATGAGAAGATTGATGAAAATGTGAGAAGTAGGCCTGTGAATTTGGATAGGAAGGAGAGGTTAAGGCGTTATTCTGGGATGCTGCGTGATTGTGCTTCAAAAAGGCGTTTGAATGAGGGGAGGGCCATTCATGGGCAAGTGATTAAGAGCGGGATTCACCCGGATTCTCATTTGTGGGTTTCATTGGTTAGTGCTTATGCTAAATGTGGGAGTTCTGCGTGTGCGCGTCGTGTGCTTGATCAAATGCCTGAAAGGGATGTTGTGTCTTGGACTGCATTGATACAAGGGTTTGTTGCTGAAGGATGTGGCAGTGATGGTGTTAGTTTGTTTTGTGAGATGAAGAGGGAAGGTGTGAGACCGAATGAGTTCACGTTGGCGACCGGGTTGAAAGCTTGTGCTATGTGCATGAATTTGAGTTTTGGCAAGCAGGTGCATGCAGAAGCAATCAAAGTCGGGTGCTTTTCGGATTTGTTTGTTGGGTCTGTTCTTGTTGACCTTTATGCAAAATGTGGTGAGATGGAGCTTGCGGATAGAGTGTTCTGTTGCATGCCTGAGCGGAATGATGTCTCATGGACTGCCTTGCTTAATGGTTATGCTCAGGTGGGTGGTGGAAAAGAAGTATTGAGACTGTTTAGTAGAATGAGAGAATCAGAGATGAAGTTCAGCAAATTCACCTTGTCTACTGTCCTCAAGGGCTGTGCCACCTCAGGGAATTTGAGAGAAGGCCAGGCTGTGCATTCTGTGGCAATCAAAATTGGGTGTGAAATAGATGAGTTTTTGGGTTGTAGTCTTGTGGATATGTACTCTAAGTGCGGGCTCGCAAATGATGCACTAAAAGTGTTTAAGACAATCAAAGATCCTGATGTAGTAGCCTGGAGTGCAATCATCACCTGCCTTGATCAGCAAGGTCATAGCCAAGAAGGTGCTCAGTTATTTCATATGATGAGATACGCAGGTGTCCCACCAAATGAATTTAGCTTTTCAAGTCTCGTTAGTGTTGCCACTGATTTGGGAGACCTGCAGTATGGTGAAAGCATCCATGCTTGTATATGCAAGTATGGATTTGAAAATGATATGTTAGTCAACAATGCCTTAATCACTATGTACATGAAAAATGGATTTCCGCAAGCTGGTACCCGAGTGTTTGAGGCAATGGGAGATCACGATTTGGTTTCGTGGAATGCCCTTTTGTCTGGATGCCATGGCTATGAAATCTGCAATCTAGGGCCAAGAATCTTCTATCAGATGCTTCTGGAAGGTTTCATACCTAACATGTACTCGTATATCAGTGTTTTAAGGTCTTGTTCTAGCCTCTTGGATCTACGCTTTGGAAAGCAAGTACATGCCCATGTTATAAAAGACACCCTTGATGGTAATGATTTTGTTGGGACAGCTCTTATTGACATGTATGCCAAGAGCAGGTGCTTGGAAGATGCTGATGTAGTTTTCAATAGGTTGATTAAACGAGATCTCTTTACTTGGACAGTCGTCATTACTGGCTATGCACAAACTGATCAAGCAGGGAGGGCTATTAAGTGCTTCAGTTTGATGCAAAAAGAAGGCGTAAAGCCCAATGAGTTTACTCTTGCCAGCTGTTTAAGTGGTTGCTCCCGTATAACTGCTCTGGAAACTGGGCAGCAGCTGCATTCTATGGCAATTAAGAGTGGGCATGGTGATATATTTGTTTCAAGTGCACTTGTTGATATGTATGCAAAGTCAGGATGCTTAGAAGATGCTGAGGCTATTTTTGAGGGCTTGGTTCTACGGGATGCTGTCTCATGGAACACAATGATATGCGGATACTCGCAAAATGGGCAAGGACTGAAAGCTGTTGAAACTTTTTGGACAATGTTAGATGAAGGCACCATGCCAGATGAGGTTACCTTCCTAGGTGTTCTTTCTGCATGTAGCCACGTGGGTTTAGTTGAAGAAGGGAAAAAACAGTTTAATGCACTGAGCGAAGTTTTTGGGATTATGCCTACAATTGAGCATTATGCTTGTATGGTTGATATTCTTGGTCGGGCTGGAAAGTTTGATGAGGTCAAATGCTTTATCGAGAATAGGAAGCTAGAACCACATGCGTTGATTTGGGAGACTGTTCTTGGAGCTTGTAAAATGCAtggaaatttggaatttggtgAAAAAGCTGCAGAGAAACTTTTTGAGCTTCAACCTGAGATAGACTCAAATTATATATTGCTGTCTAATATTTTTGCAGCCAAAGGTAAGTGGGATGATGTCAGAAAGGTCAGGACATTGATGTCCAGTCAGGGTGTCAAGAAGGAACCTGGATGTAGCTGGGTAGAGATCAATGGTCAATTCCACACGTTTGTGTCTCAAGATGGTTCACATCCCAAAACCAGGGAAATATATTTAAAGTTAGAGGAGCTCAACCAAAAACTCTCTTCAGTAGGTTATATTCCAAAAACGGAACATGTGCTTCATAATGTCACtgacaaagagagagaggaatatCTTAATCATCATAGTGAAAGATTGGCTCTTGCTTTTGCCCTTATAAGCACCAACCCTGTCAAAAcaattagaattttcaaaaacctACGCATCTGTGAAGACTGCCATGATGTTATGAAGTTCCTCTCGGACATCACAAATCGGGAAATAGTTGTTCGTGACGTTAAACGCTTCCACCATTTTAAGAATGGCACTTGCTCCTGTCAGGATTATTGGTGA
- the LOC142611045 gene encoding pentatricopeptide repeat-containing protein At2g03880, mitochondrial-like isoform X2 → MECELLSPRMRSPPLGFRFQFPSKLRTTSFRSLIVPIRSKSSSSAALSVVESNPTNDLDLSDTRNSPTQVHEGFKRIPRKEMSRNWPNSVSMNEKIDENVRSRPVNLDRKERLRRYSGMLRDCASKRRLNEGRAIHGQVIKSGIHPDSHLWVSLVSAYAKCGSSACARRVLDQMPERDVVSWTALIQGFVAEGCGSDGVSLFCEMKREGVRPNEFTLATGLKACAMCMNLSFGKQVHAEAIKVGCFSDLFVGSVLVDLYAKCGEMELADRVFCCMPERNDVSWTALLNGYAQVGGGKEVLRLFSRMRESEMKFSKFTLSTVLKGCATSGNLREGQAVHSVAIKIGCEIDEFLGCSLVDMYSKCGLANDALKVFKTIKDPDVVAWSAIITCLDQQGHSQEGAQLFHMMRYAGVPPNEFSFSSLVSVATDLGDLQYGESIHACICKYGFENDMLVNNALITMYMKNGFPQAGTRVFEAMGDHDLVSWNALLSGCHGYEICNLGPRIFYQMLLEGFIPNMYSYISVLRSCSSLLDLRFGKQVHAHVIKDTLDGNDFVGTALIDMYAKSRCLEDADVVFNRLIKRDLFTWTVVITGYAQTDQAGRAIKCFSLMQKEGVKPNEFTLASCLSGCSRITALETGQQLHSMAIKSGHGDIFVSSALVDMYAKSGCLEDAEAIFEGLVLRDAVSWNTMICGYSQNGQGLKAVETFWTMLDEGTMPDEVTFLGVLSACSHVGLVEEGKKQFNALSEVFGIMPTIEHYACMVDILGRAGKFDEVKCFIENRKLEPHALIWETVLGACKMHGNLEFGEKAAEKLFELQPEIDSNYILLSNIFAAKGKWDDVRKVRTLMSSQGVKKEPGCSWVEINGQFHTFVSQDGSHPKTREIYLKLEELNQKLSSVGYIPKTEHVLHNVTDKEREEYLNHHSERLALAFALISTNPVKTIRIFKNLRICEDCHDVMKFLSDITNREIVVRDVKRFHHFKNGTCSCQDYW, encoded by the coding sequence ATGGAGTGCGAATTGCTTTCTCCGAGAATGCGTAGCCCGCCGCTTGGTTTTCGATTTCAGTTCCCCAGTAAGCTTCGTACTACCAGTTTTAGGTCACTGATAGTTCCTATTCGATCAAAATCTTCGTCTTCTGCTGCTCTCAGTGTTGTAGAATCGAACCCCACCAATGATTTGGATCTATCTGATACCCGAAACTCGCCAACTCAGGTTCATGAAGGGTTTAAGAGAATACCCAGAAAGGAAATGAGTCGTAATTGGCCTAATTCAGTGTCTATGAATGAGAAGATTGATGAAAATGTGAGAAGTAGGCCTGTGAATTTGGATAGGAAGGAGAGGTTAAGGCGTTATTCTGGGATGCTGCGTGATTGTGCTTCAAAAAGGCGTTTGAATGAGGGGAGGGCCATTCATGGGCAAGTGATTAAGAGCGGGATTCACCCGGATTCTCATTTGTGGGTTTCATTGGTTAGTGCTTATGCTAAATGTGGGAGTTCTGCGTGTGCGCGTCGTGTGCTTGATCAAATGCCTGAAAGGGATGTTGTGTCTTGGACTGCATTGATACAAGGGTTTGTTGCTGAAGGATGTGGCAGTGATGGTGTTAGTTTGTTTTGTGAGATGAAGAGGGAAGGTGTGAGACCGAATGAGTTCACGTTGGCGACCGGGTTGAAAGCTTGTGCTATGTGCATGAATTTGAGTTTTGGCAAGCAGGTGCATGCAGAAGCAATCAAAGTCGGGTGCTTTTCGGATTTGTTTGTTGGGTCTGTTCTTGTTGACCTTTATGCAAAATGTGGTGAGATGGAGCTTGCGGATAGAGTGTTCTGTTGCATGCCTGAGCGGAATGATGTCTCATGGACTGCCTTGCTTAATGGTTATGCTCAGGTGGGTGGTGGAAAAGAAGTATTGAGACTGTTTAGTAGAATGAGAGAATCAGAGATGAAGTTCAGCAAATTCACCTTGTCTACTGTCCTCAAGGGCTGTGCCACCTCAGGGAATTTGAGAGAAGGCCAGGCTGTGCATTCTGTGGCAATCAAAATTGGGTGTGAAATAGATGAGTTTTTGGGTTGTAGTCTTGTGGATATGTACTCTAAGTGCGGGCTCGCAAATGATGCACTAAAAGTGTTTAAGACAATCAAAGATCCTGATGTAGTAGCCTGGAGTGCAATCATCACCTGCCTTGATCAGCAAGGTCATAGCCAAGAAGGTGCTCAGTTATTTCATATGATGAGATACGCAGGTGTCCCACCAAATGAATTTAGCTTTTCAAGTCTCGTTAGTGTTGCCACTGATTTGGGAGACCTGCAGTATGGTGAAAGCATCCATGCTTGTATATGCAAGTATGGATTTGAAAATGATATGTTAGTCAACAATGCCTTAATCACTATGTACATGAAAAATGGATTTCCGCAAGCTGGTACCCGAGTGTTTGAGGCAATGGGAGATCACGATTTGGTTTCGTGGAATGCCCTTTTGTCTGGATGCCATGGCTATGAAATCTGCAATCTAGGGCCAAGAATCTTCTATCAGATGCTTCTGGAAGGTTTCATACCTAACATGTACTCGTATATCAGTGTTTTAAGGTCTTGTTCTAGCCTCTTGGATCTACGCTTTGGAAAGCAAGTACATGCCCATGTTATAAAAGACACCCTTGATGGTAATGATTTTGTTGGGACAGCTCTTATTGACATGTATGCCAAGAGCAGGTGCTTGGAAGATGCTGATGTAGTTTTCAATAGGTTGATTAAACGAGATCTCTTTACTTGGACAGTCGTCATTACTGGCTATGCACAAACTGATCAAGCAGGGAGGGCTATTAAGTGCTTCAGTTTGATGCAAAAAGAAGGCGTAAAGCCCAATGAGTTTACTCTTGCCAGCTGTTTAAGTGGTTGCTCCCGTATAACTGCTCTGGAAACTGGGCAGCAGCTGCATTCTATGGCAATTAAGAGTGGGCATGGTGATATATTTGTTTCAAGTGCACTTGTTGATATGTATGCAAAGTCAGGATGCTTAGAAGATGCTGAGGCTATTTTTGAGGGCTTGGTTCTACGGGATGCTGTCTCATGGAACACAATGATATGCGGATACTCGCAAAATGGGCAAGGACTGAAAGCTGTTGAAACTTTTTGGACAATGTTAGATGAAGGCACCATGCCAGATGAGGTTACCTTCCTAGGTGTTCTTTCTGCATGTAGCCACGTGGGTTTAGTTGAAGAAGGGAAAAAACAGTTTAATGCACTGAGCGAAGTTTTTGGGATTATGCCTACAATTGAGCATTATGCTTGTATGGTTGATATTCTTGGTCGGGCTGGAAAGTTTGATGAGGTCAAATGCTTTATCGAGAATAGGAAGCTAGAACCACATGCGTTGATTTGGGAGACTGTTCTTGGAGCTTGTAAAATGCAtggaaatttggaatttggtgAAAAAGCTGCAGAGAAACTTTTTGAGCTTCAACCTGAGATAGACTCAAATTATATATTGCTGTCTAATATTTTTGCAGCCAAAGGTAAGTGGGATGATGTCAGAAAGGTCAGGACATTGATGTCCAGTCAGGGTGTCAAGAAGGAACCTGGATGTAGCTGGGTAGAGATCAATGGTCAATTCCACACGTTTGTGTCTCAAGATGGTTCACATCCCAAAACCAGGGAAATATATTTAAAGTTAGAGGAGCTCAACCAAAAACTCTCTTCAGTAGGTTATATTCCAAAAACGGAACATGTGCTTCATAATGTCACtgacaaagagagagaggaatatCTTAATCATCATAGTGAAAGATTGGCTCTTGCTTTTGCCCTTATAAGCACCAACCCTGTCAAAAcaattagaattttcaaaaacctACGCATCTGTGAAGACTGCCATGATGTTATGAAGTTCCTCTCGGACATCACAAATCGGGAAATAGTTGTTCGTGACGTTAAACGCTTCCACCATTTTAAGAATGGCACTTGCTCCTGTCAGGATTATTGGTGA